Proteins encoded together in one Citromicrobium bathyomarinum window:
- a CDS encoding glutathione S-transferase family protein has product MADYTLYTNPMSRGRIARWALHEVDARYDQVIVEYGPRESKAAAFLKANPMAKVPTLVHHYAGHDHVVTECAAICHYLAEMHPEAGLLPEAHEKADYFRYLFFVAGPLEQASISQRMGWSSDDPQARRMLGFGSFELAVDALEAMLAGRDYVCGERFTAADIYVGAQVVWGVDFDTLPRRDTFVAYAERVKQRVAYRIADTIDEELIAERGPQD; this is encoded by the coding sequence GTGGCTGATTACACGCTCTACACCAATCCGATGAGCCGGGGGCGGATTGCCCGCTGGGCGCTGCACGAGGTGGATGCGCGCTACGATCAGGTGATTGTCGAATACGGCCCGCGCGAGAGCAAGGCTGCGGCATTCCTGAAAGCCAATCCGATGGCCAAGGTACCCACGCTGGTTCACCACTATGCTGGCCACGACCACGTGGTCACCGAGTGCGCCGCGATCTGCCACTATCTGGCCGAGATGCACCCGGAGGCCGGGCTGCTGCCCGAAGCCCACGAGAAAGCGGACTATTTCCGTTACCTGTTTTTCGTCGCCGGGCCGCTGGAGCAGGCGAGCATCTCCCAGCGGATGGGATGGTCGAGCGATGATCCGCAAGCCCGGCGCATGCTCGGGTTCGGCAGCTTCGAGCTTGCGGTCGATGCGCTGGAAGCAATGCTGGCAGGCCGCGACTATGTGTGCGGCGAGCGGTTCACCGCAGCGGATATCTATGTCGGCGCGCAGGTCGTCTGGGGCGTCGATTTCGACACGCTGCCCAGACGCGACACCTTCGTGGCCTATGCAGAGCGCGTCAAACAACGCGTCGCGTACCGAATAGCGGACACGATCGACGAAGAGCTGATCGCCGAGCGCGGCCCCCAGGACTAG
- a CDS encoding SDR family NAD(P)-dependent oxidoreductase has translation MSDVYAGKVGWITGASSGIGAALARALSGAGMHVILSGRDEARLAEVAQDCETETLLLPFDVRDEDAMHAATSRAIEWRGEVDLFVANAGISQRSRATQTAMQVYRDIIDIDLTAQIAATQALLPHFADRGSGHLVFVSSVAGKIGIPLRTAYCAAKHGLVGYADALRAELSQTGVAVHVICPGSVATNVSRNALSADGSARGRSDSVIDNGMPPEEAARRIVEGVASGKREIIVARGGEDSWGEQRRTPDALFDQVAAMVANGYMDKIEGEG, from the coding sequence ATGAGCGATGTGTACGCCGGCAAGGTCGGCTGGATCACCGGTGCATCCTCCGGCATCGGCGCAGCGCTAGCACGCGCATTGTCGGGCGCAGGGATGCACGTGATCCTGTCGGGCCGCGACGAGGCGCGACTGGCCGAGGTGGCGCAGGACTGCGAGACCGAAACGCTGCTGCTGCCCTTCGACGTGCGTGACGAGGATGCGATGCACGCCGCCACCTCCCGGGCCATCGAATGGCGCGGCGAGGTCGATCTGTTCGTCGCCAATGCGGGCATCTCGCAGCGCAGCCGCGCGACGCAGACCGCGATGCAGGTCTATCGCGACATCATCGATATCGATCTGACCGCGCAGATCGCCGCCACGCAGGCACTCCTGCCGCACTTTGCCGATCGCGGGAGCGGGCATCTGGTGTTCGTCTCGTCCGTCGCGGGCAAGATCGGTATTCCGCTGCGGACCGCCTATTGCGCCGCCAAGCATGGCCTGGTCGGCTATGCCGACGCGCTGCGGGCCGAGCTTTCGCAGACGGGCGTTGCAGTGCACGTCATCTGTCCCGGATCGGTCGCGACCAATGTCAGCCGCAACGCGCTGAGCGCCGATGGATCGGCGCGTGGGCGCAGCGACAGCGTTATCGACAACGGCATGCCGCCAGAAGAGGCGGCCCGGCGGATCGTCGAGGGCGTCGCCTCGGGCAAGCGTGAAATCATTGTTGCGCGCGGCGGGGAAGATAGCTGGGGCGAACAGCGCCGGACGCCAGACGCGCTGTTCGATCAGGTCGCGGCGATGGTCGCCAATGGTTACATGGACAAGATCGAGGGTGAAGGATGA
- a CDS encoding DUF2332 domain-containing protein yields the protein MSGGEAKYEKVDPQAKGFEAVQRAFANQVAYCRDNGAPVTAEICEALLGLLDTERGGAVMRRVRKWAGAPLADALPLRIAGGLHALHLGDDDPALSAIYLRQRVSNPKDVVADAIERHEAFLMPWLDGPPQTNEAGRSWAYAAAMLWLSDKGLPAQFALNEIGSSAGINLMMRRYFFDLGGVTAGPGGAQMRLVPEWRGSPPPDTAYDIVGARGCDIAPVDLTDPAQALRLKAYIWPEFTERFARMDAAIAAANTMPPEIARESADIFVEKVLAERAKPGVTRVIMHSIVWQYVPEYQREKVTEAIEAAGAKATQDAPLAWISLEANRDTHRHELSVRYWPDSEGGGEGWQRLGVAHPHGAWVEWEAA from the coding sequence ATGTCAGGCGGCGAAGCGAAATACGAGAAGGTCGATCCACAGGCGAAAGGGTTCGAGGCGGTGCAGCGCGCGTTTGCCAACCAGGTCGCCTATTGCCGCGACAACGGCGCGCCCGTGACGGCGGAAATCTGCGAGGCGCTGCTGGGCCTGCTCGATACGGAGCGGGGCGGGGCGGTGATGCGCCGGGTGCGCAAATGGGCAGGCGCGCCGCTGGCCGACGCGCTGCCGCTCAGAATCGCGGGTGGGCTGCACGCGCTCCATCTTGGCGACGACGACCCTGCGCTTTCGGCAATCTATTTGCGCCAGCGGGTCAGCAATCCGAAGGACGTCGTCGCGGACGCGATCGAGCGGCATGAGGCGTTCCTGATGCCATGGCTCGACGGGCCCCCGCAGACCAACGAGGCGGGGCGTAGCTGGGCCTATGCCGCTGCGATGCTGTGGCTCTCCGACAAGGGGCTTCCGGCGCAATTCGCGCTGAACGAGATCGGGTCGAGCGCCGGGATCAACCTGATGATGCGCCGCTATTTCTTCGATCTGGGCGGGGTGACTGCCGGGCCAGGCGGCGCGCAGATGCGGCTGGTGCCCGAGTGGCGTGGCTCTCCGCCTCCCGACACGGCGTACGACATCGTCGGTGCGCGCGGGTGCGACATCGCGCCGGTCGACCTGACCGATCCGGCGCAGGCGCTGCGGCTCAAGGCTTATATCTGGCCTGAATTTACCGAGCGATTCGCGCGGATGGATGCGGCCATCGCGGCGGCCAATACGATGCCGCCGGAGATCGCGCGGGAGAGCGCGGATATCTTCGTGGAGAAGGTGCTGGCCGAGCGTGCGAAGCCGGGCGTGACCCGCGTGATCATGCACTCGATCGTGTGGCAATACGTGCCCGAGTATCAGCGCGAGAAGGTGACCGAAGCGATCGAGGCAGCCGGCGCAAAGGCCACGCAAGACGCACCGCTTGCGTGGATTTCGCTGGAGGCCAACCGCGACACTCACCGCCACGAACTGTCGGTCCGCTACTGGCCCGATAGTGAAGGGGGCGGTGAGGGATGGCAGCGCCTCGGCGTTGCGCATCCTCACGGTGCCTGGGTCGAGTGGGAGGCGGCCTAG
- the cobS gene encoding cobaltochelatase subunit CobS translates to MSDDKTFNPTESTILAATDTTVDVRETFGIDIDWQVPAFSKADDRVPDLDETYVFDPDTTMAILAGFAFNRRVMVQGYHGTGKSTHIEQVAARLNWPCVRINLDAHISRIDLVGRDAIVLRDGLQVTEFREGLLPWALQHPVALVFDEYDAGRPDVMFVIQRVLEAEGKLTLLDQNRVIRPNPGFRLFATANTVGLGDTSGLYHGTQQINQGQMDRWNVVVGLNYLPAETEQTIVSAKVPEMEKKTIADMVKVADLSRQGFMNGDISTVMSPRTVITWAQNTAIFKDIGFAFRVSFLNKCDEAERMLVAEYYQRVFGTDLPESVVAQ, encoded by the coding sequence ATGAGCGACGACAAGACCTTCAATCCGACCGAAAGCACCATCCTCGCCGCGACCGACACCACGGTCGACGTGCGCGAGACCTTCGGAATCGACATTGACTGGCAGGTGCCTGCCTTCAGCAAGGCGGACGACCGTGTGCCCGATCTGGACGAGACCTATGTCTTCGATCCGGACACGACGATGGCGATCCTCGCAGGCTTCGCGTTCAACCGCCGCGTGATGGTGCAGGGCTATCACGGCACCGGCAAATCGACCCATATTGAACAGGTCGCCGCGCGGCTGAACTGGCCGTGCGTGCGCATCAACCTCGATGCGCATATCAGCCGTATCGACCTGGTCGGGCGCGACGCGATCGTGCTGCGCGATGGCCTACAGGTCACCGAATTTCGCGAAGGCCTGCTGCCGTGGGCGCTGCAGCACCCGGTCGCACTGGTATTCGACGAGTATGACGCGGGCCGTCCCGACGTGATGTTCGTGATCCAGCGCGTGCTGGAGGCGGAGGGCAAGCTGACCCTGCTCGACCAGAACCGCGTCATCCGTCCGAACCCGGGTTTCCGCCTGTTCGCGACCGCGAACACGGTCGGTCTGGGCGATACCAGCGGGCTGTATCACGGTACGCAGCAGATCAACCAAGGCCAGATGGACCGCTGGAACGTGGTCGTGGGCCTCAACTACCTGCCCGCCGAGACCGAGCAGACCATCGTCTCCGCCAAGGTGCCGGAGATGGAGAAGAAAACCATCGCCGACATGGTCAAGGTGGCCGATCTCAGCCGTCAGGGCTTCATGAACGGCGATATCTCCACCGTGATGAGCCCGCGTACGGTCATCACCTGGGCGCAGAACACCGCGATCTTCAAGGATATCGGCTTCGCCTTCCGGGTGAGCTTCCTCAACAAGTGCGACGAGGCTGAGCGGATGCTGGTGGCGGAATACTACCAGCGCGTGTTCGGCACGGACCTGCCGGAAAGCGTCGTCGCGCAATAG
- the hisG gene encoding ATP phosphoribosyltransferase — protein MPQSDLTFAVPKGRLLDDALPVMERAGVVPEAGFHDKANRALCFATTRDDLRLIRVRAFDVATFVAHGAAQIGIVGSDVIEEFDYSDLYAPVDLDIGHCHLAVAQAVDGEDTGGASHVRVATKYPNITRRFYERAGVQAECVKLNGAMELAPSLGLAGRIVDLVSTGRTLKQNGLVETQRILDITARLIVNRAALKTDARVAELVETFRREAEARANEKAAA, from the coding sequence ATGCCGCAGAGCGACCTCACTTTCGCCGTGCCCAAGGGCCGACTGCTCGACGATGCCCTGCCCGTGATGGAACGCGCGGGCGTGGTGCCCGAGGCGGGCTTTCACGACAAGGCCAACCGTGCACTATGCTTCGCAACGACACGCGATGACCTGCGCCTGATCCGCGTGCGCGCGTTCGACGTGGCGACCTTCGTCGCGCATGGCGCGGCGCAGATCGGGATCGTCGGATCGGACGTGATCGAGGAGTTCGACTATTCGGACCTCTACGCGCCGGTCGATCTCGACATCGGGCATTGCCACCTCGCGGTGGCGCAAGCTGTCGATGGCGAGGATACCGGTGGCGCGAGCCACGTGCGAGTGGCGACCAAATATCCCAACATCACCCGCCGTTTCTACGAGCGCGCGGGCGTGCAGGCCGAATGCGTCAAGCTGAACGGCGCGATGGAGCTTGCCCCGTCGCTGGGCCTTGCGGGGCGGATCGTCGATCTCGTCTCCACCGGGCGCACGCTCAAGCAGAACGGGCTGGTGGAGACGCAGCGCATTCTCGACATTACCGCGCGGCTCATCGTCAATCGCGCCGCGCTCAAGACCGACGCCCGCGTTGCCGAGCTGGTCGAGACCTTCCGCCGCGAGGCGGAAGCGCGCGCCAATGAGAAGGCAGCAGCCTGA
- a CDS encoding J domain-containing protein, with protein MRQTRFHGRHEAQGRLCAHPTCEEPGEFRAPGAYGNSFDGPGQWRWFCLDHIREFNAGYDWFEGMSAEEILRAQSPSAGWQTETPAFRASGPVDGMPRWGEFDDPLDAISARAGGIKSRARREAEMAMDGRFSKEEAKALEVLGLGIEADRKRLRQRYSELVRRYHPDRNGGDRTHETRLRRVVEAYQLLRKSAAIA; from the coding sequence ATGCGACAGACCCGGTTCCATGGCCGCCACGAGGCGCAAGGCAGGCTTTGTGCCCACCCGACATGCGAAGAGCCGGGCGAGTTTCGCGCACCCGGCGCCTATGGCAACAGCTTCGACGGGCCGGGCCAGTGGCGCTGGTTCTGCCTCGATCACATACGCGAGTTCAATGCCGGGTACGACTGGTTCGAAGGGATGAGCGCGGAAGAAATCCTGCGCGCGCAATCGCCGTCCGCCGGCTGGCAGACCGAGACGCCTGCATTTCGCGCAAGCGGTCCGGTCGACGGGATGCCGCGCTGGGGCGAGTTCGACGATCCGCTCGATGCGATCTCCGCCCGTGCAGGCGGGATCAAGAGCCGCGCCCGGCGCGAGGCCGAAATGGCGATGGACGGGCGCTTCTCGAAGGAGGAGGCGAAGGCGCTTGAGGTGCTGGGCCTCGGTATCGAGGCCGATCGCAAGCGGTTGCGCCAGCGCTATTCCGAACTCGTCCGCCGCTACCATCCCGACCGCAACGGCGGCGACCGGACTCACGAAACGCGGCTGAGGCGGGTGGTGGAGGCCTATCAGCTGCTGAGGAAAAGCGCGGCGATCGCCTAG
- a CDS encoding alpha/beta hydrolase: MTMEQTRVRLANGIELDVVDEGPKDAPALIFLHGFPESHRTWRHQIPYFSDRFRCIAPDQRGYCGSSKPQEVSAYSPDKLVGDIFQLADALGVETFTIVGHDWGGAIAWGVALGGQMNGRVTRCVIANAPHPAIFQKLLFTDPNQRESSQYIRGFRDTANDDLVREHGLVGILMKEVRWDRPDAMEAEEREALLKDWQDRDAAFGMLNWYRASPMIVPPMDAPFEVPADYQPPQLPNLSIPTLVIWAMDDLALPPGNMVGMDEIIDDLTIEKVTGCGHFVPWESPAKVNAAMDAFLGRTA; the protein is encoded by the coding sequence ATGACGATGGAACAGACACGGGTAAGGCTCGCCAACGGAATCGAGCTGGATGTGGTCGATGAAGGACCCAAGGACGCGCCCGCGCTCATCTTCCTTCACGGCTTTCCCGAAAGCCACCGGACCTGGCGCCACCAGATCCCGTATTTTTCAGACCGTTTCCGCTGCATCGCGCCCGACCAGCGCGGGTATTGCGGATCATCAAAACCGCAGGAGGTAAGCGCCTACAGCCCGGACAAGCTGGTCGGCGATATCTTCCAGCTGGCTGATGCGCTGGGCGTCGAGACATTCACGATTGTCGGCCACGACTGGGGCGGCGCGATCGCCTGGGGCGTTGCGCTGGGCGGGCAGATGAATGGCCGCGTCACGCGCTGCGTCATCGCCAACGCGCCGCACCCCGCGATCTTCCAGAAGCTGCTGTTCACCGATCCGAACCAGCGCGAGAGCAGCCAGTATATCCGCGGCTTCCGCGACACCGCGAACGACGATCTGGTGCGCGAGCACGGGCTTGTCGGCATTCTGATGAAAGAGGTGCGGTGGGATCGGCCCGACGCGATGGAGGCCGAGGAACGTGAGGCGCTGCTGAAGGACTGGCAGGACCGCGACGCCGCCTTCGGTATGCTCAACTGGTACCGCGCGAGTCCGATGATCGTGCCGCCGATGGATGCGCCGTTCGAGGTTCCGGCAGACTACCAGCCGCCACAGCTGCCCAATCTTTCAATCCCCACGCTGGTGATCTGGGCGATGGACGACCTCGCGCTGCCACCGGGCAACATGGTCGGCATGGACGAGATCATCGACGATCTGACGATCGAGAAAGTGACCGGCTGTGGCCACTTCGTCCCTTGGGAATCGCCGGCCAAGGTCAACGCGGCGATGGATGCGTTTCTGGGGCGGACGGCCTAG
- a CDS encoding pirin family protein, with protein sequence MIGGPIEATITPTNHDLGDFEVRRALPSKQRRMVGPFIFVDEFGPAHLPPGGGMDVRPHPHINLATVTWLFEGAIDHRDSIGTFSTIRPGTVNLMTAGSGIVHSERSPPSERKGGPRMFGMQTWLALPDGREEIDPAFEAVEDLPVIEDAGARAIVIMGDLWGERASTTTYADTIYAEIVLAPGGQLPIETPADERALMMVDGEARIDGEELPLYTLVVLRPGDAPLLRSEKGARVMLLGGESFATKRHVFWNFVSSDRERINQAKEDWREGRFPKVPGDDQEWIPLPDKPKTVTYP encoded by the coding sequence ATGATCGGCGGCCCCATCGAAGCGACCATCACCCCGACCAATCACGACCTCGGCGATTTCGAGGTGCGGCGCGCGCTGCCATCCAAGCAGCGCCGGATGGTCGGCCCCTTCATCTTCGTCGACGAGTTCGGCCCGGCGCATCTGCCGCCGGGCGGCGGGATGGACGTGCGCCCGCATCCGCATATCAACCTCGCCACGGTGACCTGGCTGTTCGAGGGCGCGATCGACCATCGCGACAGCATCGGCACCTTCTCCACCATCCGCCCCGGGACGGTTAACCTCATGACCGCAGGCAGCGGTATCGTCCATTCCGAACGTTCGCCGCCGAGCGAGCGCAAGGGCGGCCCGCGCATGTTCGGGATGCAGACCTGGCTCGCCCTGCCCGACGGCCGCGAGGAGATCGACCCCGCATTCGAGGCGGTCGAGGACCTGCCGGTGATCGAGGATGCGGGCGCGCGCGCGATCGTCATCATGGGCGACCTCTGGGGCGAACGCGCCTCCACCACGACCTATGCCGACACGATCTATGCCGAGATCGTGCTCGCCCCCGGTGGGCAATTGCCCATCGAAACTCCGGCGGACGAGCGGGCGCTGATGATGGTCGATGGTGAGGCGAGAATCGATGGCGAAGAACTGCCGCTCTACACGCTGGTCGTCCTTAGACCCGGAGATGCGCCGCTCCTCAGGTCGGAGAAAGGCGCGCGGGTGATGTTGCTGGGCGGAGAGAGCTTCGCGACCAAGCGGCACGTGTTCTGGAACTTCGTCAGTTCGGATCGCGAGCGGATCAACCAGGCCAAGGAAGACTGGCGCGAAGGCCGCTTCCCCAAAGTGCCCGGCGACGATCAGGAATGGATTCCCCTGCCCGACAAGCCCAAAACGGTCACCTATCCCTGA
- a CDS encoding BolA family protein produces MAQSVAEEMEQLLREAFSPTQLEILNDSAKHRGHTGDDGTGESHFTILIEAPAFVDKSRLERQRMVNAALGDIPGDRVHALAIKATAPSHPG; encoded by the coding sequence ATGGCACAATCCGTAGCTGAAGAGATGGAACAGCTGCTGCGCGAGGCGTTCTCGCCTACCCAGCTGGAGATTCTCAACGACAGCGCAAAGCACCGCGGCCACACGGGCGACGACGGCACCGGTGAATCGCATTTCACGATTCTGATCGAGGCACCGGCTTTCGTCGACAAATCGCGGCTCGAACGCCAGCGGATGGTCAACGCCGCGCTGGGCGATATTCCCGGCGACCGGGTCCACGCGCTGGCGATCAAGGCCACCGCGCCGAGCCATCCGGGATGA
- a CDS encoding transglycosylase domain-containing protein, with product MASPRGTWRDDEEDEAGPVGHTGYYSLSESMIDDPWEEDDPDFADERPRGPGLWPALWDRGIDILTAHSTRFWAIRGAAAFLFLLILIVVWLAITAPLSKSLEPIAPPQITLLAADGTPIARNGAVYDEPVEVDRLPDHVVEAFLATEDRRFYDHWGVDPRGLARATINNWTGGPTQGGSTITQQLAKFTFLTPEQSLSRKAREMLIAFWLETWLTKDEILERYLSNAYFGDNTYGLRAASLHYFYRQPEKLKPDQAAMLAGLLKAPSAYAPSQHYQRAVERMGAVKASLVSAGYITQEEADAMRPPPLDMRLTNDLPTGTYFADWALPEARDRASPGYAQQSLTTTLDARLQNIARDVIAGAGLGNAQAALVAMRPNGEVVAMIGGTDYSQSAFNRATMATRQPGSTFKTFVYLAALQEGYEPDDPIANRPFTQGSYRPENYDDRYSDFLTLEQAFARSSNVATVRLFNEVGSDRVIGLARDLGINSPIARGDPSVALGTAGMSLMELTAAYAGIAGNSYPVRPTAFVREPVGLWDRIFNAPRSMSASTHREIEQLLRTAINSGTGRAAQLPGPNFGKTGTTQNNRDALFVGYAGDLVVGVWIGNDDNTPLKGISGGGLPARIWKAFMRRAQGSGDAAPARRRSPNAPVQPLDVPDARDIPTSIEEDGVEITTDESGITIREAPPIDAPTDAPRPAPEIAPLREEEPAPAN from the coding sequence ATGGCATCACCGCGAGGGACATGGCGCGACGACGAGGAGGATGAGGCCGGGCCTGTCGGGCACACCGGCTATTACTCCCTGTCCGAAAGCATGATCGACGATCCGTGGGAGGAAGACGACCCTGATTTCGCCGACGAGCGCCCGCGCGGACCTGGCCTGTGGCCCGCGCTGTGGGATCGCGGGATCGATATCCTTACCGCGCACAGCACGCGGTTCTGGGCGATCCGGGGTGCGGCGGCGTTCCTGTTCCTGCTGATCCTGATCGTCGTCTGGCTCGCGATCACGGCCCCGCTGTCCAAGTCTCTCGAACCGATCGCCCCGCCGCAGATCACGCTGCTGGCGGCGGACGGCACACCGATCGCGCGCAATGGCGCTGTGTATGACGAGCCTGTCGAGGTCGACCGCCTGCCCGATCACGTGGTGGAAGCTTTCCTCGCGACCGAGGATCGCCGGTTCTACGATCACTGGGGCGTCGATCCGCGCGGCCTTGCACGCGCGACGATCAACAACTGGACGGGTGGCCCCACGCAAGGGGGCAGCACGATCACGCAGCAGCTGGCCAAGTTTACCTTCCTGACGCCCGAACAATCGCTGAGCCGTAAGGCGCGCGAAATGCTGATCGCGTTCTGGCTCGAAACCTGGCTGACCAAGGACGAGATCCTCGAGCGCTATCTCTCCAACGCCTATTTCGGCGACAACACATACGGCCTGCGCGCGGCGAGCCTGCACTATTTCTACCGCCAGCCGGAAAAGTTGAAGCCCGATCAGGCGGCGATGCTGGCCGGTCTGCTGAAGGCACCGTCGGCCTACGCGCCCTCGCAGCATTACCAGCGCGCGGTCGAGCGGATGGGCGCGGTCAAGGCGAGCCTGGTCTCCGCCGGTTACATCACGCAGGAAGAGGCGGACGCGATGCGCCCGCCGCCGCTCGACATGCGGCTGACCAACGACCTGCCTACGGGCACCTACTTCGCCGACTGGGCGCTGCCCGAGGCGCGCGACCGTGCATCGCCGGGCTATGCGCAGCAATCGCTCACCACCACGCTCGACGCGCGGCTGCAGAACATTGCGCGCGATGTGATCGCCGGAGCCGGACTTGGGAATGCGCAGGCCGCGCTGGTCGCGATGCGTCCCAATGGGGAAGTGGTCGCGATGATCGGCGGGACCGACTATTCGCAAAGCGCCTTCAACCGCGCGACCATGGCCACGCGCCAGCCGGGCTCCACCTTCAAGACCTTCGTCTATCTCGCCGCGCTGCAGGAAGGCTACGAGCCGGATGATCCGATCGCCAACCGGCCCTTCACGCAAGGAAGCTATCGCCCGGAAAACTATGACGATCGCTATTCAGACTTCCTCACGCTGGAGCAGGCCTTCGCTCGGTCGAGCAATGTCGCCACCGTGCGCCTGTTCAATGAGGTCGGCAGCGATCGGGTGATCGGCCTTGCCCGCGACCTCGGCATCAACAGCCCGATCGCGCGCGGCGACCCGAGCGTGGCGCTGGGCACCGCGGGCATGTCTCTGATGGAGCTGACCGCCGCCTACGCCGGGATCGCTGGCAATTCCTACCCCGTCCGCCCGACAGCATTCGTGCGTGAACCGGTCGGCCTGTGGGACCGGATCTTCAACGCGCCGCGCAGCATGTCGGCCTCCACCCACCGCGAAATCGAGCAATTGCTCCGCACCGCGATCAACAGCGGGACGGGGCGGGCGGCGCAGCTGCCGGGGCCCAACTTCGGCAAGACGGGCACCACCCAGAACAACCGCGATGCGCTGTTCGTCGGCTATGCAGGCGATCTGGTGGTGGGCGTGTGGATCGGCAACGACGACAACACCCCGCTCAAGGGAATCAGCGGTGGCGGGCTGCCGGCGCGCATCTGGAAGGCATTCATGCGGCGGGCGCAGGGCAGCGGCGATGCCGCACCCGCGCGTCGGCGCAGCCCCAACGCCCCGGTTCAGCCGCTCGACGTGCCCGATGCGCGCGACATTCCGACCTCGATCGAAGAGGATGGGGTGGAGATCACCACCGACGAAAGCGGGATCACCATTCGCGAGGCACCGCCGATCGACGCGCCGACCGATGCGCCGCGGCCTGCGCCGGAGATTGCGCCTTTGCGTGAGGAGGAACCGGCACCGGCGAACTGA
- a CDS encoding glutathione S-transferase → MTYDLWYWTGAPGRGEFVRVALEAAGVAYRDRAREDGVDALVEDMDQRSGIRPFAPPYLVHDDVCIAQVAHIVTWLAERHGFDAQDERGNLELIMLQLTVTDITAEAHDVHHPIADALYYEDQKEAAGRVAEDFREKRMPKFFRYFEDALGAHKGPFVLGDRWSHVDTSLFQLIEGLRYAFPKRMKAIEGDYPKLIACHDAVAELDGIKDYLASERRLAFNEDGIFRHYPELDAA, encoded by the coding sequence ATGACTTATGATCTTTGGTACTGGACCGGCGCCCCGGGCCGCGGCGAATTCGTGCGTGTCGCGCTGGAGGCAGCGGGCGTGGCCTATCGTGACAGGGCTCGGGAGGACGGGGTCGATGCTCTGGTCGAGGATATGGACCAGCGCAGTGGCATCCGCCCCTTTGCCCCGCCCTATCTCGTCCACGACGATGTCTGCATCGCCCAGGTCGCGCATATCGTGACCTGGCTGGCCGAGCGGCACGGTTTCGACGCACAGGACGAACGCGGGAATCTGGAGCTGATCATGCTCCAGCTGACCGTCACCGACATCACCGCCGAAGCGCACGACGTGCACCACCCGATTGCCGATGCGCTCTATTACGAAGACCAGAAGGAAGCGGCCGGCCGCGTGGCGGAGGATTTCCGTGAAAAGCGGATGCCGAAGTTCTTCCGCTATTTCGAAGACGCGCTCGGCGCCCACAAAGGCCCCTTCGTGCTCGGCGACAGATGGAGCCATGTCGACACCTCGCTGTTCCAGCTGATCGAGGGCCTGCGCTATGCGTTTCCCAAGCGCATGAAGGCGATCGAGGGCGACTATCCGAAACTGATCGCCTGCCACGACGCGGTGGCCGAGCTGGATGGCATCAAGGACTATCTTGCATCCGAGCGCCGGCTGGCGTTCAATGAGGACGGCATCTTCCGCCACTATCCGGAGCTCGACGCAGCATGA
- a CDS encoding oxygenase MpaB family protein, with product MATPRPDPLDALRNAIVQQVRAAFNQGKVPETRDPPSDDALFAKDSPIRMVHADVMGMMIGGIRGLFLQMLHPAALQGVLDYSNFREDAQGRFHRTAQFISVTTFGHRDRAQEAIARVNQIHRKITGTLPDGTPYSAGDPRTLAWVHIAEASSFLQGYLRHARPDMPRADQDEYYAQMAVIGRALHADPVPTSVAEAEAIMREFRQELTTSKEAREIAQFVLAIRPQGFPAALQQAIAAEAVMLLPPFARSMLGLHRPGLTALPARATTRALGRTLRWAMRQ from the coding sequence ATGGCAACACCCCGCCCCGATCCGCTCGATGCGCTTCGCAATGCGATTGTCCAGCAGGTGCGCGCGGCGTTCAACCAGGGCAAGGTGCCAGAAACCCGCGATCCGCCGTCGGACGATGCGCTGTTCGCGAAAGATTCGCCGATCCGGATGGTCCACGCGGATGTGATGGGGATGATGATCGGCGGCATTCGCGGGCTGTTCCTGCAGATGCTGCACCCCGCCGCGTTGCAAGGCGTGCTCGACTATTCGAACTTTCGCGAGGATGCGCAGGGGCGATTCCACCGCACCGCGCAGTTCATCTCCGTGACGACCTTCGGCCATCGCGACCGCGCGCAAGAGGCGATTGCACGGGTCAACCAGATCCATCGCAAGATCACGGGCACGCTGCCCGATGGCACGCCCTATTCCGCGGGCGACCCGCGCACGCTCGCCTGGGTCCACATCGCGGAAGCCTCCAGCTTCCTGCAAGGATACCTGCGGCACGCCCGGCCCGACATGCCGCGTGCCGATCAGGACGAGTATTACGCGCAAATGGCGGTGATCGGTCGCGCGCTCCACGCCGATCCGGTGCCAACCAGTGTCGCCGAGGCGGAGGCAATCATGCGCGAGTTCCGGCAGGAACTGACCACCTCGAAGGAAGCGCGCGAGATCGCGCAGTTCGTCCTCGCGATTCGCCCGCAGGGCTTTCCGGCGGCGTTGCAGCAGGCGATTGCGGCGGAGGCGGTGATGCTGCTGCCGCCCTTCGCCCGTTCGATGCTGGGGCTGCACCGCCCCGGCCTCACCGCTCTGCCCGCGCGTGCGACCACCCGCGCACTGGGCAGAACCCTGCGCTGGGCGATGCGGCAGTAG